Proteins co-encoded in one Clostridia bacterium genomic window:
- the asnB gene encoding asparagine synthase B, with translation MCGIMVYSGNKIDRNTFDKAFAATKSRGPDDTRVVDTGYGLMGFHRLAIMGLHDEGMQPFALRGDYVVCNGELYGFAAQKQMLMDKGYTFVSDSDCEIILPLWHEYGVAMFDMLDAEFALVLYDGKTRSFVAARDPIGIRPLYYGYDADGNVVFASEAKNLVGLASTIMPFPPGCYYKGGKFVRYSNISHAEGVIEDDLDAVCRNIHDKLVAGVEKRLVADAKVGFLLSGGLDSSLVCAIAQKKSDRPIKTFAIGMVGDAIDLKYAREVADYIGSDHTEVYMTKEEVIEALPTVVRLLGTFDITTIRASMGMYLLCKAIHERTDIRVLLTGEISDELFGYKYTDFAPDAAAFQTESEKRVRELHMYDVLRADRCISVNSLEARVPFGDLEFVRYVLAIDPAKKINVYGKGKYLLRRAFEGDYLPEDILYREKAAFSDAVGHSMVDYLKAYADGLYTDEEYEAKRQAYAHCTPFTKESLLYRELFERFYPNQAQMIADFWMPNKAWAGCDVTDPSARVLSNYGDSGK, from the coding sequence ATGTGTGGAATAATGGTATATAGCGGCAACAAGATAGACCGCAACACTTTCGACAAAGCCTTCGCCGCTACCAAGTCCCGCGGCCCCGACGACACCCGCGTCGTGGATACGGGGTACGGGTTGATGGGCTTCCATCGGCTCGCCATCATGGGCCTGCACGACGAGGGAATGCAACCCTTCGCGCTACGGGGCGACTACGTCGTGTGCAACGGCGAATTGTACGGCTTCGCCGCGCAGAAGCAGATGCTTATGGACAAGGGATACACCTTCGTGAGCGACAGCGATTGCGAGATAATCCTGCCCCTTTGGCACGAATACGGCGTGGCCATGTTCGATATGCTGGACGCCGAATTTGCGTTGGTTTTGTACGACGGCAAGACTCGTTCCTTCGTCGCGGCGCGGGACCCCATCGGCATTCGCCCCCTGTACTACGGCTACGATGCGGACGGCAACGTCGTCTTTGCCAGCGAGGCCAAAAACCTCGTGGGTTTGGCGTCGACGATCATGCCTTTCCCCCCCGGTTGCTATTACAAGGGCGGCAAATTCGTGCGATACAGCAATATATCGCACGCCGAAGGGGTGATCGAGGACGATTTGGACGCGGTGTGCCGCAACATTCACGACAAATTGGTGGCGGGCGTGGAGAAGCGCCTCGTCGCCGACGCCAAGGTGGGCTTTCTACTCTCGGGCGGGTTGGATTCCTCGTTAGTGTGCGCCATCGCCCAAAAGAAAAGCGACCGCCCCATCAAGACTTTCGCCATCGGCATGGTGGGGGACGCCATCGATTTGAAGTACGCCCGCGAGGTGGCCGACTATATCGGCAGCGACCATACCGAGGTGTATATGACCAAAGAGGAAGTCATAGAGGCGCTGCCCACGGTCGTGCGCCTTTTGGGCACCTTCGACATCACCACCATTCGAGCCAGCATGGGTATGTACCTGTTGTGCAAGGCCATTCACGAACGGACGGATATCCGCGTACTTTTGACGGGCGAAATATCCGACGAACTGTTCGGCTACAAATATACCGACTTTGCGCCCGACGCGGCGGCTTTTCAAACGGAGAGCGAGAAGCGCGTGCGCGAACTGCATATGTACGACGTGTTGCGCGCCGACCGTTGCATATCCGTCAACTCGTTGGAGGCGCGGGTGCCCTTCGGCGATTTGGAGTTCGTGCGCTACGTGCTGGCGATAGATCCCGCCAAAAAGATAAACGTGTACGGCAAAGGCAAGTATCTGTTGCGCCGCGCCTTCGAGGGCGATTACCTGCCCGAGGACATTCTCTATCGCGAAAAAGCGGCGTTTTCGGACGCGGTGGGGCACAGCATGGTGGACTATCTCAAAGCGTACGCCGACGGTCTCTACACCGACGAGGAGTACGAAGCCAAGCGGCAGGCGTACGCGCATTGCACGCCGTTTACCAAGGAGTCCCTTTTGTATCGCGAACTGTTCGAGCGGTTTTATCCCAATCAAGCGCAGATGATAGCGGACTTCTGGATGCCCAACAAGGCGTGGGCGGGGTGCGACGTGACCGATCCGTCGGCAAGGGTTTTGTCAAATTACGGAGACAGCGGCAAATAG
- a CDS encoding NAD(P)/FAD-dependent oxidoreductase has translation MKRYVIVGGGIASAACVEGIRSVDKTGEIVMVAGEGVPTYCRPLISYYLEGKTTLDKMKYRPDDFYDKAGCRLVYGTADRIDADRRTVYVGEEAIPYDELCLATGSTPFVPPFEGIGDVPVRTGFMTQKDALYMESVLTPDARVLIVGAGLIGLKCAEGIAHRVKEVTVCDLADRVLSSILDKPCATRMQKVLESHGVKFYLQNSVARFEGSTAVLQDGTRIAFDVLVTAVGVRANVGLVKGIADVDRGLLTDTHQRTTAPHIYAAGDCAQGYDASIEGARVVAILPNAYRQGYTAGVNIAGGDAAFDNGMPLNAIGFFGYHALTAGAYRGETFEVVTDTSVKRLFVENGRLVGFMLLGDVARAGILTAMVRDRTPLGEDIAGIINNEPTLVGLGAAKRKEILGGVV, from the coding sequence ATGAAACGATACGTAATAGTAGGCGGCGGTATCGCCTCGGCGGCTTGCGTCGAAGGCATCCGCTCGGTGGACAAGACAGGCGAGATCGTAATGGTGGCGGGCGAGGGCGTGCCCACGTATTGCCGCCCTCTTATCTCCTATTATTTGGAGGGCAAAACCACCCTCGACAAGATGAAGTACCGCCCCGACGACTTCTACGACAAGGCGGGGTGTCGATTGGTGTACGGTACGGCGGATAGGATAGACGCCGACCGACGGACGGTGTACGTCGGGGAAGAGGCGATACCCTACGACGAGTTGTGCCTCGCCACCGGCTCCACGCCCTTCGTGCCGCCCTTCGAGGGGATAGGGGACGTGCCCGTCCGCACGGGATTTATGACGCAAAAGGACGCTTTGTATATGGAAAGCGTGCTGACGCCCGACGCGCGCGTACTCATCGTGGGCGCGGGATTGATCGGCTTGAAATGCGCCGAGGGCATCGCTCACCGAGTGAAAGAAGTGACGGTGTGCGACCTCGCGGACAGGGTGCTGTCCAGTATTTTGGATAAGCCGTGCGCTACGCGTATGCAAAAGGTATTGGAAAGTCACGGCGTGAAGTTCTATCTCCAAAACAGCGTGGCGCGATTCGAGGGTAGCACGGCCGTATTGCAGGACGGCACGCGGATAGCGTTCGACGTGCTGGTGACGGCGGTGGGCGTGCGCGCCAACGTCGGGTTGGTCAAGGGCATCGCGGACGTAGATAGAGGCCTGTTGACCGACACGCACCAACGCACCACGGCCCCGCATATCTACGCGGCGGGAGACTGCGCGCAAGGCTACGACGCCTCGATAGAGGGGGCACGTGTGGTGGCAATTCTGCCCAACGCCTACCGGCAAGGCTATACGGCGGGCGTCAATATAGCGGGCGGCGACGCGGCGTTCGACAATGGTATGCCATTAAACGCCATCGGGTTTTTCGGCTACCACGCGCTGACGGCGGGCGCCTATCGCGGGGAGACGTTCGAGGTGGTCACCGATACTTCCGTCAAGCGTTTGTTCGTGGAGAACGGGCGCTTGGTGGGCTTTATGCTGTTGGGCGACGTCGCCCGCGCGGGCATCTTGACGGCCATGGTGCGTGACCGCACCCCCTTGGGAGAAGATATAGCGGGTATAATAAATAATGAACCAACTTTGGTCGGTTTGGGCGCCGCGAAACGCAAAGAAATATTGGGAGGTGTGGTATAA
- a CDS encoding glutamate synthase, producing the protein MRIDATDMTFDVLNETVRQCADHEVEITGALGQRFVAAGAGERHIAIHGTPGNALAAYLNGAEVEVFGNAQDAVGDTMNDGKVVVHGNIGDAAGYAMRGGSIYVKGNAGYRAGIHMKAYRDKVPHLVVGGVTGSFLGEYQAGGVIVVLGLDSDKPIVGNFPCTGMHGGKMLLRSDLGGISLPMGVHAERIEARDSEFAPCIREYCRLFDVDEDAVFEGAFTLVTPDTNNPYKQMYVQN; encoded by the coding sequence ATGAGAATAGACGCGACGGATATGACCTTTGACGTCCTCAACGAGACCGTTCGACAATGCGCCGACCACGAGGTGGAAATCACCGGCGCGTTGGGACAGCGTTTCGTCGCCGCGGGCGCGGGCGAACGGCATATCGCCATCCACGGCACGCCCGGCAACGCCTTGGCCGCCTACCTCAACGGCGCCGAAGTCGAAGTGTTCGGCAACGCGCAGGACGCGGTGGGCGATACGATGAACGACGGCAAAGTGGTGGTGCACGGCAATATAGGCGACGCGGCGGGCTACGCGATGCGCGGCGGCAGTATCTACGTCAAAGGCAACGCGGGCTATCGCGCGGGCATCCACATGAAGGCCTATCGGGACAAAGTGCCCCACCTCGTCGTGGGCGGCGTGACGGGCAGTTTTTTGGGCGAGTACCAAGCGGGCGGCGTCATCGTGGTATTGGGCCTCGATAGCGACAAGCCCATCGTCGGCAATTTCCCTTGTACGGGTATGCACGGGGGCAAGATGCTGCTCCGCTCCGACCTTGGGGGCATATCCTTGCCGATGGGCGTTCACGCTGAACGAATCGAGGCGCGGGATAGCGAGTTCGCGCCCTGCATTCGGGAATACTGCCGCCTGTTCGACGTGGACGAAGACGCGGTATTCGAGGGCGCGTTTACCCTCGTAACGCCCGATACCAACAATCCGTACAAGCAAATGTACGTGCAAAATTGA
- a CDS encoding 4Fe-4S binding protein, which produces MSVEYINPEYEVVRNRERCIACRVCERQCANEVHRYDGDLRLMLSDESKCVNCQRCVSLCPTHALKIVKSDCRLRENANWTDGTIKEIYKQANSGGVLLSSMGNPNPLPVYWDRILINASQVTNPSIDPLREPMETKVFLGKKPATVTRDGKGDLVTDLSPQIELAMPVMFSAMSYGSISYNAHKSLALAATELGICYNTGEGGLHEDFYQYGPHTVVQVASGRFGVHEAYLNAGAAIEIKMGQGAKPGIGGHLPGTKIVGDVSRTRMIPEGSDAISPAPHHDIYSIEDLRQLVYSLKEATAYTKPVIVKVAAVHNIAAIASGIARSGADIIAIDGFRGGTGAAPTRIRDNVGIPIELALAAVDKRLRDEGIRNNVSLVVGGSIRSAADVVKAVALGADACYIATAALLAMGCHLCRTCQTGKCNWGIATQNPELVKRLNPEMGSRRLVNLLTAWQHEIKELMGGMGINSIEALRGNRLMLRGVGLNEKELEILGIAHAGE; this is translated from the coding sequence ATGAGCGTAGAGTATATCAACCCCGAGTATGAAGTGGTGCGCAACCGCGAACGGTGCATAGCGTGCCGCGTGTGCGAGCGACAATGCGCCAACGAGGTGCACCGCTACGACGGCGATCTCAGACTGATGCTGTCGGACGAAAGCAAATGCGTCAACTGTCAGCGTTGCGTGTCCCTGTGCCCCACGCACGCTTTGAAAATAGTCAAAAGCGACTGCCGCCTCAGGGAAAACGCCAACTGGACGGACGGCACCATCAAGGAGATCTACAAGCAAGCCAATTCGGGCGGCGTGCTCCTTTCGTCCATGGGCAATCCCAATCCCCTGCCCGTCTATTGGGACAGAATACTCATCAACGCGTCGCAAGTGACCAACCCCTCTATCGATCCTCTGCGCGAGCCGATGGAGACCAAGGTGTTTTTGGGCAAAAAGCCCGCAACCGTTACGCGCGACGGAAAGGGCGACCTCGTAACCGACCTTTCGCCGCAAATCGAGCTGGCTATGCCCGTCATGTTTTCGGCGATGAGTTACGGCTCCATCAGTTACAACGCGCACAAGAGTTTGGCGCTGGCCGCCACCGAGTTGGGCATCTGCTACAACACGGGCGAGGGCGGTCTGCACGAGGACTTCTACCAATACGGCCCCCATACCGTCGTGCAGGTGGCGTCGGGGCGTTTCGGCGTGCACGAGGCCTATCTCAACGCGGGCGCCGCCATCGAAATCAAGATGGGACAGGGCGCCAAGCCGGGCATAGGCGGACACCTGCCCGGTACCAAAATCGTGGGGGACGTATCCCGCACGCGCATGATTCCCGAGGGTTCGGACGCCATCAGTCCCGCCCCTCATCACGACATCTACTCCATCGAGGACCTGCGGCAGTTGGTCTACTCGCTCAAAGAGGCCACCGCCTACACTAAGCCCGTCATCGTCAAGGTGGCGGCGGTGCACAATATCGCGGCCATTGCCTCGGGCATAGCCCGCAGCGGCGCGGATATCATTGCCATCGACGGCTTCCGCGGGGGCACGGGCGCGGCGCCTACGCGCATTCGGGACAACGTGGGCATACCCATCGAGTTGGCCTTGGCGGCGGTGGATAAACGCCTCAGAGACGAAGGCATACGCAACAACGTATCCTTGGTGGTGGGCGGCAGCATCCGCTCGGCCGCCGACGTGGTGAAGGCCGTGGCGTTGGGCGCGGACGCGTGCTATATCGCCACCGCCGCCTTGCTTGCGATGGGTTGCCATCTGTGCCGCACCTGTCAGACGGGCAAGTGCAACTGGGGCATCGCCACCCAAAACCCCGAGTTGGTCAAGCGCCTCAACCCCGAGATGGGTAGCAGACGACTCGTCAACCTCTTGACCGCGTGGCAACACGAGATCAAGGAACTGATGGGCGGTATGGGCATCAACTCCATCGAAGCGCTGCGGGGCAACCGCTTGATGCTGCGGGGCGTAGGCCTCAACGAAAAAGAATTGGAAATATTGGGCATTGCCCACGCGGGGGAATGA
- a CDS encoding 4Fe-4S dicluster domain-containing protein produces the protein MKRVYVNEEWCLGCRLCEYNCTWANSGIADMVKALKDKPLTPRIRVEEDGKITYAVSCRHCENPLCVKGCIAGALHVENGVVMIDQEKCVGCFTCVLLCPYGAVTPAPDGKAAMKCQLCLDNQAGAPACVKGCPNRAIVYEER, from the coding sequence ATGAAACGCGTTTACGTCAATGAAGAGTGGTGTTTGGGGTGCAGGCTGTGCGAATACAACTGCACTTGGGCCAATTCGGGCATAGCCGATATGGTCAAGGCGCTCAAAGATAAGCCGTTGACGCCCCGTATTCGGGTGGAGGAGGACGGCAAAATCACCTATGCCGTGTCGTGTAGACATTGCGAAAACCCTCTGTGCGTCAAAGGGTGCATAGCGGGGGCGTTGCACGTAGAAAACGGCGTGGTGATGATAGACCAAGAGAAATGCGTGGGGTGCTTTACCTGCGTATTGCTGTGCCCCTATGGCGCGGTGACGCCTGCGCCCGATGGCAAGGCGGCGATGAAGTGTCAACTGTGTCTGGATAACCAAGCGGGTGCGCCCGCTTGCGTCAAGGGGTGCCCCAACCGCGCCATCGTGTATGAGGAAAGATAG
- a CDS encoding glutamine synthetase III — protein sequence MESVTEMFGSMVFDDRVMKGMLSAKVYQSLKKTIDEGTPLDSSVANAVAVAMKDWAVAKGATHFTHWFQPLTGITAEKHDGFISPAPDGRVIMEFSGKELIQGEPDASSFPSGGIRATFEARGYTAWDPTSYAFIKGKTLCIPTAFCSYGGEALDKKTPLLRSMAALNKQAMRILKLFGNEDVKCVRTSVGPEQEYFLVDKAMFEKRKDLVCCGRTLFGAKPPKGQEMEDHYFGAIKPRVAAFMAELNEELWKLGILAKTEHNEVAPAQHELAPIYTTTNIATDHNQLTMEIMQRVATKHNLACLLHEKPFAGVNGSGKHNNWSMATDTGVNLLSPGETPYENAQFLLFLCAVIKAVDDYQDLLRISVATAGNDHRLGANEAPPAVVSIFLGDELTAILEAIEKDVPYAGTKKTTLKLGVDVLPKFPRDTTDRNRTSPFAFTGNKFEFRMLGSSNSISCVNIMLNSAVAESLRIYADKLEGAEDFESALHEMIKKTIHDHKRILFNGNGYDDSWIAEAERRGLLNYRTTPDCMPHLLDKKNADMLLGHKVFTQKELESRCDIMLDNYVKTVTIEANTMSDMVRKEILPAVSKYVGSVAATALAKKALGAAISTAYEEDVVEKLSALSEQILRECEGLEQAVLSVGFVDTGIVDVSYAVRDKVLPKMASLRAAVDEAETMVAEKEWPYPSYCDLMFGVR from the coding sequence ATGGAATCGGTAACGGAAATGTTTGGAAGCATGGTATTCGACGACAGAGTGATGAAAGGAATGCTCTCGGCCAAGGTGTATCAATCCCTCAAAAAGACCATTGACGAGGGCACGCCTTTGGACTCTTCGGTCGCCAACGCGGTGGCGGTGGCCATGAAGGATTGGGCGGTCGCCAAGGGTGCCACCCATTTCACGCATTGGTTCCAGCCGCTTACGGGCATCACCGCCGAGAAGCACGACGGCTTCATCTCTCCCGCCCCCGACGGCAGGGTGATCATGGAGTTTTCGGGCAAGGAACTCATACAGGGCGAGCCAGACGCTTCGAGCTTCCCCTCGGGCGGCATACGCGCCACCTTCGAGGCCCGCGGCTACACCGCGTGGGACCCCACGAGTTACGCTTTCATCAAGGGCAAGACCTTGTGCATTCCCACCGCGTTCTGTTCGTACGGCGGCGAGGCGTTGGACAAAAAGACGCCGCTTTTGCGTTCGATGGCGGCCCTCAACAAGCAGGCCATGCGCATCTTGAAACTCTTCGGCAACGAGGACGTCAAGTGCGTGCGCACCTCGGTAGGGCCCGAGCAGGAGTACTTCTTGGTGGACAAGGCCATGTTCGAGAAGCGCAAGGATTTGGTGTGCTGCGGCCGCACCCTGTTCGGTGCCAAACCGCCCAAAGGGCAGGAGATGGAAGACCACTATTTCGGCGCCATCAAGCCCCGCGTGGCCGCCTTTATGGCCGAACTCAACGAGGAATTGTGGAAGTTGGGCATTTTGGCCAAGACCGAGCACAACGAGGTCGCGCCCGCACAGCACGAGTTGGCGCCCATCTACACCACCACCAACATCGCCACCGACCACAACCAGCTGACGATGGAGATCATGCAGCGCGTGGCCACCAAACACAATTTGGCGTGCCTATTGCACGAAAAACCCTTCGCGGGCGTCAACGGCAGCGGCAAACACAACAACTGGTCTATGGCCACCGACACGGGCGTCAACCTGCTGTCGCCCGGCGAAACGCCCTACGAAAACGCGCAATTCCTGCTGTTCTTGTGCGCGGTCATCAAGGCGGTGGACGACTACCAAGACCTACTGCGTATCTCGGTAGCCACCGCGGGCAACGACCACCGCTTGGGCGCCAACGAAGCGCCTCCCGCCGTAGTCAGCATCTTCTTGGGCGACGAATTGACCGCCATATTGGAGGCCATCGAGAAGGACGTGCCCTACGCGGGCACCAAAAAGACCACGCTCAAGTTGGGCGTGGACGTGCTGCCCAAGTTCCCGCGCGACACCACGGACAGAAACCGCACCTCGCCCTTCGCCTTTACGGGCAACAAATTCGAGTTTCGCATGCTCGGTTCCAGCAACAGTATCTCGTGCGTCAACATTATGCTGAACAGCGCGGTGGCCGAGTCCTTGCGCATTTACGCGGACAAATTGGAGGGCGCTGAGGACTTCGAGTCGGCGTTGCACGAAATGATCAAGAAGACCATTCACGATCACAAGCGCATTCTCTTCAACGGCAACGGCTACGACGACAGTTGGATCGCCGAGGCCGAACGGCGCGGCCTTTTGAACTACCGCACCACGCCCGACTGTATGCCCCATCTTTTGGACAAGAAGAACGCGGATATGCTGTTGGGGCACAAGGTGTTCACCCAAAAGGAATTGGAGTCGCGTTGCGACATTATGTTGGACAACTACGTCAAGACGGTCACCATCGAGGCCAATACCATGAGCGATATGGTGCGCAAAGAGATATTGCCCGCCGTGTCCAAGTACGTTGGCTCGGTGGCCGCCACCGCGCTGGCCAAAAAGGCCTTGGGAGCGGCCATCAGCACCGCGTACGAAGAGGACGTGGTGGAGAAGTTGTCCGCGCTGTCCGAGCAGATCCTTCGGGAGTGCGAGGGGCTTGAGCAAGCCGTGCTGTCCGTCGGTTTCGTAGACACGGGCATCGTGGACGTCAGTTACGCCGTGCGCGACAAGGTACTGCCCAAGATGGCGTCTTTGCGCGCCGCGGTGGACGAGGCGGAGACCATGGTCGCCGAGAAAGAGTGGCCCTATCCCAGCTACTGCGATTTGATGTTTGGCGTGAGATAG
- the amt gene encoding ammonium transporter gives MTIEYWYLIGAALVFFMQAGFAMVETGFTRSKNAGNIIMKNLMDFCIGTVVFMVLGFGLMMGEDALAGLVGIPNMDLFAKFAAFIQSPADGFAGASVFVFNLVFCATAATIVSGSMAERTKFSSYCIYSAVISLLIYPIEAHWIWGGGWLARLGFHDFAGSTAIHMVGGIAALIGAIILGPRIGKYVRDKDGKVTKVNAIPGHSIPLGALGAFILWFGWYGFNGAAATSSSELATIFLNTTIAPAVATVVTMIFTWIKNGKPDVSMCINACLAGLVGITAGCNALDAIGATVVGVVSGILVVVVVEMLDLKLHIDDPVGAVGVHMANGIWGTFAVGLLANPDAPAGLHGLFYTGEWRQLGVQCLGILAVAAYTTAFMIGTFLLIKKTVGLRVSREEEIKGLDSTEHGLPSAYADFALAPKAYADYIEDGTVVVSGDTPPAEAIPVRVVPMAASSALAEAPAPAPVDKPLAVPKFTKVEIIFKEERLYALKDAMSKLGITGMTVSHVMGYGQQLGKPEYYRGVAVETNLLPKVQVDIVVSKIPVRDVIETAKKVLYTGHIGDGKIFVYDVENVVKVRTGEEGYDALQDVE, from the coding sequence ATGACTATCGAATATTGGTATTTGATCGGCGCCGCCTTGGTCTTCTTTATGCAGGCGGGCTTCGCAATGGTCGAGACCGGCTTTACGCGTAGCAAAAACGCCGGCAACATCATCATGAAGAACCTGATGGACTTCTGCATTGGCACCGTGGTATTCATGGTGTTGGGCTTCGGCTTGATGATGGGCGAGGACGCCTTGGCCGGCTTGGTGGGCATTCCCAATATGGACCTTTTCGCCAAGTTCGCCGCCTTCATTCAAAGCCCCGCCGACGGCTTTGCGGGCGCGAGCGTCTTCGTGTTCAACTTGGTCTTTTGCGCCACCGCCGCCACCATCGTGTCCGGCTCTATGGCCGAGCGCACCAAGTTCTCGTCCTACTGCATCTATTCGGCCGTTATTTCCCTCCTCATCTATCCCATCGAGGCGCATTGGATCTGGGGCGGCGGCTGGCTTGCTCGGTTGGGCTTCCACGATTTCGCGGGCTCTACCGCCATTCACATGGTGGGCGGCATCGCGGCTTTGATCGGCGCCATTATTCTGGGGCCTCGTATCGGCAAGTACGTCAGGGATAAGGACGGCAAAGTCACCAAGGTCAACGCCATTCCCGGCCATTCCATTCCCTTGGGCGCGTTGGGCGCGTTCATCTTGTGGTTCGGTTGGTACGGCTTCAACGGCGCGGCCGCCACGTCCTCGTCCGAGCTCGCCACCATCTTCCTCAACACCACCATCGCTCCTGCGGTGGCTACCGTGGTGACGATGATATTCACTTGGATCAAAAACGGCAAACCCGACGTGTCCATGTGCATCAACGCGTGTTTGGCGGGCTTGGTGGGCATCACCGCGGGTTGCAACGCCCTGGACGCCATCGGCGCCACCGTCGTGGGCGTGGTATCGGGCATCTTGGTCGTAGTGGTCGTAGAGATGTTGGACCTCAAATTGCATATCGACGACCCCGTAGGCGCCGTGGGCGTGCATATGGCCAACGGCATTTGGGGCACGTTCGCCGTGGGGCTTTTGGCCAACCCCGACGCCCCCGCAGGACTGCACGGGCTATTCTATACGGGCGAATGGCGGCAGTTGGGCGTGCAATGTTTGGGCATCTTGGCGGTGGCAGCCTATACGACGGCATTTATGATCGGCACCTTCCTTCTCATCAAAAAGACCGTGGGCTTGCGCGTCTCGCGTGAGGAAGAGATAAAGGGCTTGGACAGTACCGAACACGGTCTGCCGTCGGCCTATGCCGACTTTGCCTTGGCGCCCAAAGCCTACGCCGATTATATCGAGGACGGCACCGTCGTGGTGTCGGGCGATACCCCGCCCGCCGAGGCCATTCCCGTGCGGGTCGTGCCCATGGCGGCAAGTTCCGCGCTTGCCGAAGCGCCCGCGCCCGCCCCCGTCGACAAACCTCTCGCCGTGCCCAAGTTCACCAAGGTGGAGATCATCTTCAAAGAGGAGCGGCTGTACGCCTTGAAGGACGCTATGAGCAAATTGGGCATAACGGGCATGACCGTGTCGCACGTGATGGGCTACGGTCAGCAGTTGGGCAAACCCGAATACTACCGCGGCGTCGCCGTGGAGACCAACCTCTTGCCCAAGGTGCAGGTGGATATCGTGGTCAGCAAGATCCCCGTCCGCGACGTCATCGAGACGGCGAAAAAGGTACTGTACACGGGGCACATAGGGGACGGCAAGATATTCGTCTACGACGTGGAGAACGTGGTCAAGGTGCGCACGGGCGAAGAGGGCTACGACGCGTTGCAAGACGTAGAATAA
- a CDS encoding glutamine synthetase gives MSYTQQEVMQFIEEEDVKFIRLTFCDVFGKLKNVSVMNSEIARAFDEGIAIDASAIAGFGDEARSDLFLHPDPDTLAILPWRPDQGRVVRMYCNITYPDGTPFEADGRRLLQEAVAEAKAAGYTFRFGPEIEFYLFKLDAEGNMTDTPYDRAGYMDLAPEDKGENIRRAICLTLEQMGVYPESSHHEEGPGQNEIDFRYAEPLAAADNAKTFTSVVGAICHRNGIGVSFAPKPIDGAPGNGMHINLSVVDGDGNPVTDAAVAGILKHIRALTVFLNPTEDSYLRLGGHKAPLFVSWSPENRSQLVRIPAAKGQYRRAELRSPDPTANPYVAFALLIYAALDGIRHNVKLPKPCTVNLYTAPQTVTNKYPTLPTDLRQARETAAKSAFVKRVLPKMILDAYLNKD, from the coding sequence ATGAGTTATACCCAACAAGAAGTGATGCAATTCATCGAAGAAGAAGACGTCAAGTTCATTCGATTGACCTTTTGCGACGTCTTTGGCAAACTGAAAAACGTGTCCGTCATGAACAGCGAAATCGCGCGTGCCTTCGACGAGGGCATCGCCATCGACGCGTCGGCCATCGCGGGATTCGGCGACGAGGCGCGTTCCGACTTGTTTTTGCACCCCGACCCCGATACGCTGGCTATTTTGCCGTGGCGCCCCGACCAAGGGCGCGTGGTGCGTATGTACTGCAATATCACCTATCCCGACGGCACCCCGTTCGAGGCGGACGGCAGACGGCTTTTGCAAGAGGCGGTGGCCGAGGCCAAAGCCGCGGGCTATACCTTCCGCTTCGGGCCCGAAATCGAGTTTTATCTGTTCAAATTGGACGCCGAGGGCAATATGACGGATACGCCCTACGACAGAGCGGGCTATATGGACCTGGCGCCCGAGGATAAGGGAGAGAATATTCGCCGCGCGATTTGCCTCACCCTCGAGCAGATGGGCGTCTATCCCGAGAGTTCGCATCACGAGGAAGGCCCCGGGCAAAACGAGATCGATTTTCGCTACGCCGAACCCCTCGCCGCCGCCGACAATGCCAAGACGTTCACGTCCGTGGTGGGCGCTATCTGCCATCGCAACGGCATCGGCGTCAGTTTCGCCCCCAAACCCATCGACGGCGCACCGGGCAACGGTATGCATATCAATTTGTCCGTAGTAGACGGCGACGGCAACCCCGTGACCGACGCGGCCGTGGCGGGCATTCTCAAACACATTCGCGCGCTGACGGTTTTCCTCAACCCCACCGAAGATTCGTATCTCCGCCTGGGCGGGCACAAAGCGCCACTCTTCGTGTCCTGGTCGCCCGAAAACAGGTCGCAACTCGTGCGCATTCCCGCCGCCAAGGGGCAATATCGGCGGGCCGAATTGCGCTCCCCCGATCCCACGGCCAACCCCTACGTGGCATTCGCTCTGTTGATATACGCCGCCTTGGACGGCATTCGGCACAACGTCAAATTGCCCAAGCCGTGCACGGTCAACCTGTATACCGCGCCCCAAACGGTAACGAATAAATACCCCACGTTGCCCACCGATTTGCGCCAAGCCCGCGAAACGGCCGCCAAGAGCGCCTTCGTCAAGCGGGTTTTGCCCAAGATGATTCTCGACGCCTATCTCAACAAGGATTGA